In Jaculus jaculus isolate mJacJac1 chromosome 4, mJacJac1.mat.Y.cur, whole genome shotgun sequence, a single genomic region encodes these proteins:
- the Gpr156 gene encoding probable G-protein coupled receptor 156 isoform X1, translating to MEPEINCSEFCDSFPGQELDRKPNYELCRTTIASPQHSSSAISSLSPALLGVVWTFLSSGLLLMLFFLAFTIRCRKNRIVKMSSPNLNIVTLLGSCLTYCSAYLFGIQGVLVGRSMETLIQMRLSMLCIGTSLVFGPILGKSWRLYKVFTQRVPDKRVIIKDLQLLGLVAALVVADVILLVTWVLTDPIQCLQILGVSMTVTGRDVSCSLTNTHFCASRYSDVWIALVLGCKGLLLLYGAYLAGLTEHVSSPPVNQSLTIMVGVNLLLLAAGLLFVVTRYLPSWPNLVFGLTSGGIFICTTTVNCYVFLPQLKQWKAFEGENQTIRHMAKYFNTPSRSFHTQLGEDQSCHLRQEHSTERLLTEKNAVIESLQEQVNNAKEKLVKLMSSECTYDSPAWAVPPASAHGKDVPAVASAQELAAPGPSEHTSAPANDADAASSQHVESPRTSEMDTRPSSGQKKPSDLKDFHDHLDLDGIQKQSRDPERGDQGPAALGQSCMLDGGACDLQRPRQNSQEHSEKLPRVSSVVREKLREVLQDLDLSPEAPLSPLCPQEPWKSSASHSPQKLPPSRKLGFSPYVVRRRRVAQRARPHFPGSVPTVRHQANKTVPGARSGLSVQSGHSPNPDPQSAGSKVTSPSSRKSSPLSDPHLQPGALGNSKQCQTERQRPRGHEAAFPSQPASTPAQAQSSTVPCLSYSPGLPGRRQPWPAVSPGCPSLPSQCNYLDTETSSSDEFFCRCHRPYCDICFQSSSDPSDSGSSDSDSKPVWALASRDKQWARSKPIVNFKDDLKPTLV from the exons GATTGTGAAGATGTCCAGCCCGAACCTGAACATTGTGACCTTACTGGGCAGTTGTCTGACTTACTGCAGTGCCTACCTTTTTGGGATTCAAGGTGTTTTAGTGGGGCGCTCCATGGAAACTCTCATTCAG ATGAGGCTGTCCATGCTGTGCATTGGGACGTCCCTTGTGTTCGGCCCCATTCTGGGGAAGAGCTGGCGGCTCTACAAGGTGTTTACGCAGAGAGTCCCGGACAAGAGAGTG ATTATTAAAGACCTGCAGTTGCTGGGGTTGGTGGCTGCCCTGGTGGTGGCCGATGTGATCCTGCTTGTGACCTGGGTGTTGACTGATCCCATCCAGTGCCTCCAGATCCTCGGGGTCAGCATGACG GTGACAGGAAGAGACGTGTCCTGTTCGTTGACCAACACACACTTCTGTGCTTCACGGTACTCCGATGTCTGGATTGCTCTGGTGTTGGGCTGCAAG gggctgctgctgctgtacgGTGCCTACCTGGCCGGGCTCACAGAGCACGTCAGCTCCCCCCCTGTGAACCAGTCCCTGACCATCATGGTGGGCGTCAAcctcctgctgcttgctgccgGGCTGCTTTTCGTCGTCACCAGATACTTGCCCTCCTGGCCCAACCTGGTCTTTGGACTCACGTCCGGCGGCATCTTCATCTGCACAACCACCGTCAACTGCTACGTCTTCCTTCCCCAG CTGAAGCAATGGAAGGCATTTGAAGGAGAAAACCAAACAATCCGGCACATGGCCAAATATTTCAATACCCCCAGCAGGAGCTTCCACACCCAGTTGGGTGAGGACCAGAGCTGCCACCTGAGACAGGAGCACTCCACCGAGAGACTCCTCACCGAA AAAAATGCAGTCATCGAAAGCCTCCAAGAACAAGTGAACAATGCCAAGGAGAAGCTAGTGAAGCTGATGTCTTCTGAATGTACCTACGACTCCCCAGCGTGGGCtgttccacctgcctctgcccatGGCAAGGATGTCCCCGCTGTCGCCTCTGCCCAAGAGCTAGCAGCCCCAGGACCTTCAGAACACACCTCTGCGCCTGCAAACGATGCCGATGCAGCATCCTCCCAACACGTGGAGAGCCCTAGGACATCTGAGATGGACACCAGGCCCTCCTCGGGCCAGAAGAAGCCATCTGACTTGAAAGACTTCCATGATCATCTGGACTTAGATGGTATCCAGAAGCAAAGCCGGGATCCAGAAAGAGGTGACCAGGGACCTGCGGCCCTGGGCCAGAGCTGCATGCTGGATGGAGGAGCCTGTGACCTCCAGAGGCCAAGGCAGAACTCACAGGAGCACTCAGAGAAGCTACCTAGGGTCAGTTCAGTGGTCAGAGAGAAGCTTCGGGAAGTCTTACAGGATCTGGACCTGAGTCCCGAGGCTCCCCTCTCTCCGCTTTGTCCCCAGGAGCCTTGGAAAAGCAGTGCTTCCCACAGCCCTCAGAAGCTACCCCCATCCAGGAAGCTGGGCTTCAGCCCATACGTGGTGAGGAGGAGGCGGGTAGCCCAGAGGGCTCGCCCTCACTTCCCTGGCTCTGTACCCACTGTGAGGCACCAGGCAAATAAGACTGTGCCCGGGGCACGCAGTGGCCTAAGTGTGCAGAGTGGGCACAGCCCCAATCCGGACCCCCAAAGTGCAGGTTCTAAGGTCACAAGCCCTTCCTCCAGGAAGTCCTCACCACTCTCGGATCCTCACCTGCAACCAGGTGCCCTGGGAAACAGCAAACAATGTCAGACAGAACGGCAGAGGCCCAGAGGGCACGAGGCAGCCTTTCCCAGCCAGCCCGCCTCCACCCCTGCCCAGGCACAAAGTTCCACTGTCCCCTGCTTAAGCTACTCACCAGGCTTGCCTGGTCGGCGGCAGCCTTGGCCCGCAGTGTCCCCGGGGTGTCCCTCCTTACCTTCTCAGTGCAACTACCTTGACACTGAAACCAGCAGCTCAGATGAGTTTTTCTGTCGCTGCCACAGACCCTACTGCGACATCTGCTTCCAGAGCTCCTCTGACCCCAGCGACAGTGGCTCATCAGACAGTGACTCCAAGCCTGTTTGGGCGCTGGCCTCTCGGGATAAGCAGTGGGCCCGTTCCAAGCCCATAGTGAACTTCAAAGATGACTTGAAACCCACACTGGTGTGA
- the Gpr156 gene encoding probable G-protein coupled receptor 156 isoform X2, with product MLFFLAFTIRCRKNRIVKMSSPNLNIVTLLGSCLTYCSAYLFGIQGVLVGRSMETLIQMRLSMLCIGTSLVFGPILGKSWRLYKVFTQRVPDKRVIIKDLQLLGLVAALVVADVILLVTWVLTDPIQCLQILGVSMTVTGRDVSCSLTNTHFCASRYSDVWIALVLGCKGLLLLYGAYLAGLTEHVSSPPVNQSLTIMVGVNLLLLAAGLLFVVTRYLPSWPNLVFGLTSGGIFICTTTVNCYVFLPQLKQWKAFEGENQTIRHMAKYFNTPSRSFHTQLGEDQSCHLRQEHSTERLLTEKNAVIESLQEQVNNAKEKLVKLMSSECTYDSPAWAVPPASAHGKDVPAVASAQELAAPGPSEHTSAPANDADAASSQHVESPRTSEMDTRPSSGQKKPSDLKDFHDHLDLDGIQKQSRDPERGDQGPAALGQSCMLDGGACDLQRPRQNSQEHSEKLPRVSSVVREKLREVLQDLDLSPEAPLSPLCPQEPWKSSASHSPQKLPPSRKLGFSPYVVRRRRVAQRARPHFPGSVPTVRHQANKTVPGARSGLSVQSGHSPNPDPQSAGSKVTSPSSRKSSPLSDPHLQPGALGNSKQCQTERQRPRGHEAAFPSQPASTPAQAQSSTVPCLSYSPGLPGRRQPWPAVSPGCPSLPSQCNYLDTETSSSDEFFCRCHRPYCDICFQSSSDPSDSGSSDSDSKPVWALASRDKQWARSKPIVNFKDDLKPTLV from the exons GATTGTGAAGATGTCCAGCCCGAACCTGAACATTGTGACCTTACTGGGCAGTTGTCTGACTTACTGCAGTGCCTACCTTTTTGGGATTCAAGGTGTTTTAGTGGGGCGCTCCATGGAAACTCTCATTCAG ATGAGGCTGTCCATGCTGTGCATTGGGACGTCCCTTGTGTTCGGCCCCATTCTGGGGAAGAGCTGGCGGCTCTACAAGGTGTTTACGCAGAGAGTCCCGGACAAGAGAGTG ATTATTAAAGACCTGCAGTTGCTGGGGTTGGTGGCTGCCCTGGTGGTGGCCGATGTGATCCTGCTTGTGACCTGGGTGTTGACTGATCCCATCCAGTGCCTCCAGATCCTCGGGGTCAGCATGACG GTGACAGGAAGAGACGTGTCCTGTTCGTTGACCAACACACACTTCTGTGCTTCACGGTACTCCGATGTCTGGATTGCTCTGGTGTTGGGCTGCAAG gggctgctgctgctgtacgGTGCCTACCTGGCCGGGCTCACAGAGCACGTCAGCTCCCCCCCTGTGAACCAGTCCCTGACCATCATGGTGGGCGTCAAcctcctgctgcttgctgccgGGCTGCTTTTCGTCGTCACCAGATACTTGCCCTCCTGGCCCAACCTGGTCTTTGGACTCACGTCCGGCGGCATCTTCATCTGCACAACCACCGTCAACTGCTACGTCTTCCTTCCCCAG CTGAAGCAATGGAAGGCATTTGAAGGAGAAAACCAAACAATCCGGCACATGGCCAAATATTTCAATACCCCCAGCAGGAGCTTCCACACCCAGTTGGGTGAGGACCAGAGCTGCCACCTGAGACAGGAGCACTCCACCGAGAGACTCCTCACCGAA AAAAATGCAGTCATCGAAAGCCTCCAAGAACAAGTGAACAATGCCAAGGAGAAGCTAGTGAAGCTGATGTCTTCTGAATGTACCTACGACTCCCCAGCGTGGGCtgttccacctgcctctgcccatGGCAAGGATGTCCCCGCTGTCGCCTCTGCCCAAGAGCTAGCAGCCCCAGGACCTTCAGAACACACCTCTGCGCCTGCAAACGATGCCGATGCAGCATCCTCCCAACACGTGGAGAGCCCTAGGACATCTGAGATGGACACCAGGCCCTCCTCGGGCCAGAAGAAGCCATCTGACTTGAAAGACTTCCATGATCATCTGGACTTAGATGGTATCCAGAAGCAAAGCCGGGATCCAGAAAGAGGTGACCAGGGACCTGCGGCCCTGGGCCAGAGCTGCATGCTGGATGGAGGAGCCTGTGACCTCCAGAGGCCAAGGCAGAACTCACAGGAGCACTCAGAGAAGCTACCTAGGGTCAGTTCAGTGGTCAGAGAGAAGCTTCGGGAAGTCTTACAGGATCTGGACCTGAGTCCCGAGGCTCCCCTCTCTCCGCTTTGTCCCCAGGAGCCTTGGAAAAGCAGTGCTTCCCACAGCCCTCAGAAGCTACCCCCATCCAGGAAGCTGGGCTTCAGCCCATACGTGGTGAGGAGGAGGCGGGTAGCCCAGAGGGCTCGCCCTCACTTCCCTGGCTCTGTACCCACTGTGAGGCACCAGGCAAATAAGACTGTGCCCGGGGCACGCAGTGGCCTAAGTGTGCAGAGTGGGCACAGCCCCAATCCGGACCCCCAAAGTGCAGGTTCTAAGGTCACAAGCCCTTCCTCCAGGAAGTCCTCACCACTCTCGGATCCTCACCTGCAACCAGGTGCCCTGGGAAACAGCAAACAATGTCAGACAGAACGGCAGAGGCCCAGAGGGCACGAGGCAGCCTTTCCCAGCCAGCCCGCCTCCACCCCTGCCCAGGCACAAAGTTCCACTGTCCCCTGCTTAAGCTACTCACCAGGCTTGCCTGGTCGGCGGCAGCCTTGGCCCGCAGTGTCCCCGGGGTGTCCCTCCTTACCTTCTCAGTGCAACTACCTTGACACTGAAACCAGCAGCTCAGATGAGTTTTTCTGTCGCTGCCACAGACCCTACTGCGACATCTGCTTCCAGAGCTCCTCTGACCCCAGCGACAGTGGCTCATCAGACAGTGACTCCAAGCCTGTTTGGGCGCTGGCCTCTCGGGATAAGCAGTGGGCCCGTTCCAAGCCCATAGTGAACTTCAAAGATGACTTGAAACCCACACTGGTGTGA